From Paralcaligenes sp. KSB-10:
GAAATGCATCGGCGCTGTGTCCTTCAGGCATGAGTACGGCGGTGAGCGCCGGGCTGTACTCGTTCGGATCCAGACACAGGATTTCCAGGCCCCAGGCGCGAACCGCACGGCGCGCCGCCTCGCCATGGCGCCTGTGCCGCGCGAATACATTTTCCAGGCCCTCCGCAAACAGCATGTCGAGCGCTTCATGCAGGCCATAGAGCAGATTGGTCGCCGGCGTATAAGGAAAATAGCCTGTCGGGTTAATGGCGAGCATGTCTTTCCAGTCCCAGTACGAACGCGGCAAAGCGGCATTCTGCGACGCAGCCAGCGCCTTGGCGCTAATTGCGTTGAACGACAGGCCGGGAGGCAGCATCAGGCCTTTTTGCGAACCGGAAACCGAGACATCCACCCCCCATTCATCGTGGCGATAATCGATCGAGCCCAGCGACGAAATGGTGTCTACCATGAACAAAGCCGGATGGCCGCTGCGGTCGATGGCCCGGCGCACCGAATCGACCGGACTGACCACGCCCGTGGCCGTTTCATTGTGAACGATACAGACCGCCTTGATGTCGCGGTTTACGTCCCGAACCAGCCGCGCCTCGATTTCCGCGGGATCGGCGCCCCGGCGCCAATCGCCCGGCAGAAATTCGACCTGCAGGCCAAGCTTGAGCGCCATCTTCTTCCATTGCGCGGCAAAGTGCCCGGTCTCGGCCATCAGCACCAGGTCGCCGGGAGACAAGGCATTGACCAGCGCCGCTTCCCATGCCCCGGTACCCGAAGACGGATAGATCACGACATCGGACTGCGTCTGGAATACTTTTTTCATTCCCGCCAGGACCGATTTACCCAGAACACCGAACTCGGGGCCACGATGATCGATAGTCACATTATCGATAGCGCGCAAAACCCTGTCGGGAACGTTCGTCGGCCCTGGAATTTGCAGGAAGTGACGGCCGGAGGGATGCGAACTAAGCGGAATCATGGCAAGGGCTTATCCTATTTTTGGTATACAAAAAACATTAATATGGAAAATAATAAGAATATATTCAGTTCGACGCAAGCAAAAAAAATGCTGCATAACAGCATAATCATTTGACGTATAATAAAATTCAAGTGTAAAAAACAGAAAATCCATGGAAAAAATAACCCCATGCGTGCTTCCGATTCCAATCACTATTTGTATACCAAATGAACAAACAGCCGCCAATACAAGGCGAAGCCCAGGCGCTTGAATCCGGCAGTCAGGCCGTGCCCAATCTCCTGGCATCGATGGCCATCGATGCGGTAGACCGCAGTACCCTGCCCACCACAGTGGCCGGCCGGCTGCGCGAACTGATCATCGAAGGCGAATTGCCTGCAGGCACCCGCCTGAACGAGCGGGCTCTGTGCGACCGGCTTGGCGTCTCGCGCACGCCGCTGCGCGAAGCGTTCCGTTTGCTTGCGGCCGAAGGTCTGGTGCACATTCAGCCCAATCGCGGAGCCCAGGTCATCGCCCTGTCCGAAAAAGACGTGCGCGAAAGCTTCGAAGTCATGGCCGCGCTCGAGGCCTTGTCGGGCGAACTGGCTTGCCTTCATGTCACCGATCGGGAAATCGACGAAATCAAGGCGCTTACCTTCGAAATGCAGGCCAGCCATGCCCGCCAGGACCTGTCTTCCTATTACCGGGTCAATCGAGCCATTCACGACCGCATCAACCAGGCCGGCCAGAACCAACTGCTGTCGCAGGTCTATGCCACGCTGAACCTGCGCATACAGAATCTGCGTTTTCGCTCCAACCTGAATCGCGAAAAATGGGACAAGGCCATGCGCGAGCATACCGACATGGTCGAAGCGCTCGCGGCCCGCGACGGCCCGCGCCTTGCCGCCATCATGCGCACGCATTTGCAGCGCAAGGGCGAAACGGTCCTCGAAGCCCTTTTCCACACGTCTCCCGACCTGGCCTGACCCAAACCGCCCTATCCTCTACAGGACTCCGATGAACGCCCCCATGCCCGCAGCCGCCCTGAACCGTCTCGACTCTGTCCGCAGCGAACTGGCCAGGCGGCTGCGCAACGAAGTCAGGGGCGAGATATTGTTCGACCGGGGTTCGCGCGGCCGCTATGCCACCGACGCCTCGATCTACCAGGCCGACCCTGTCGGCGTACTGATCCCCAGAACCCTGGACGACGTACGCATCGCCGTAGCCCTGTGCCGCGACATGAAAGTACCGCTGGCAGCCCGTGGAGCCGGCACCTCGCAATGCGGACAGACCGTAGGCGAACTGCTGCTCATCGACAACAGCAAATACCTGAATCGCGTAACCGGATTCGACTTTGACGCCATGACGGTAACCGTCGAACCGGGTATTGTGCTGGACCACCTGAACGCCTGGCTCAAGCCGCATGGCGTATGGTTTCCAGTCGATGTCAGCACGGCGGCGCAATGCACCATCGGCGGCATGGCTGGCAACAATTCCTGCGGCTCGCGCTCAATTGCATACGGCAATATGGTGCACAACGTGCACCATATCGACGCCCTGCTGGCAGACGGAACCCAGGCCCGGTTCGGCAATGCCGCCGATGCCGCCGGCTCGCGCATGACCTCCATCGTCGCCGCGCTGCATCGCATTGCGGAACGCGAACGCGAAGAAATCGAACGCATGTTTCCGCGTGTGCTGCGCCGTGTCGGCGGTTATAACCTCGACATTTTCCATCCGCAAAGCGTGCGGCCCTATACGGCCGACGGCAGTGCCAACTTGTCGCACCTTCTGGTCGGCAGCGAAGGAACGCTTGCCTACACCCAGCAGATCACGCTCAATCTCGTACCGCTGCCCGGCCACAAAACACTCGGCGTGGTGAATTTCCCCACTTTCTACCAGGCCATGGACCTGACGCGCCATATCGTCAAACTGGAGCCTTGCGCGGTCGAACTGGTCGACCGCACAATGATCGACCTGGCACGCGATAATCCGGCATTCAAACCGGTCATCGACCAGGCGCTTATCGGCGCGCCGCAGGCGATCCTGCTGGTTGAATTCGCCGGCGATACGGCAAGCGAACAAACCCGCAGGCTGAAATTGCTGGTCGAACTGATGAGCGACCTTGGGCTGCCCGGCAGCGTTGTCGAAATGACCGATACCAGCGCGCAAAAAGCCCTGTGGGAAGTGCGCAAGGCCGGCCTGAACATCATGATGAGCATGCGCGGCGATGGCAAACCCGTGTCGTTCATCGAAGACTGCGCGGTACCGCTCGAGCATCTGGCCCAATACACCGAGCGTCTGACCGGGATCTTCCGCAAACACGGCACACGCGGCACCTGGTACGCGCACGCTTCGGTCGGCACCTTGCATGTGCGGCCCATTCTCGACATGCGCTCGGGCGGCGCCGAAAAAATGCGCGCCATCGCCGAAGAAGCCAGCGCCATGGTTCGCGAGTACAAAGGTGCATTTTCAGGTGAGCACGGCGACGGCCTGGCCCGCAGCGAATGGGTATCCTGGCAATTCGGGCCTCGTCTGACGCGCGCCTTCGAAGAGATCAAGGATCTGTTCGATCCAGACGGCATCATGAATCCCGGCAAGATCGTTCGTTGCCCCAAAATGGACGACGCCTCGCTGTTTCGCTTCAAGCCCGGTTATCAGGCCATACCGCTGGTGCCCGCACTCGACTGGTCGGCATGGAATGTACAGAATGATCCGGACGCAAACACCACCAGCGCTCCCGGTACCGGCGGCGATCCGGCGGGCGGCTTTGCCAAGGCCGTGGAAATGTGCAACAACAACGGCCATTGCCGCAAATTCGATGCCGGCACCATGTGCCCGAGCTATCGGGTAACGCGCGACGAGCAGCACCTGACGCGCGGCCGCGCCAATACACTGCGTCTCGCGCTCTCGGGGCAATTGGGAGCCGATGCGTTCACCTCGGACGAAATGCGCGACACCATGGATCTCTGCGTAGGCTGCAAAGGC
This genomic window contains:
- a CDS encoding alanine--glyoxylate aminotransferase family protein, producing MIPLSSHPSGRHFLQIPGPTNVPDRVLRAIDNVTIDHRGPEFGVLGKSVLAGMKKVFQTQSDVVIYPSSGTGAWEAALVNALSPGDLVLMAETGHFAAQWKKMALKLGLQVEFLPGDWRRGADPAEIEARLVRDVNRDIKAVCIVHNETATGVVSPVDSVRRAIDRSGHPALFMVDTISSLGSIDYRHDEWGVDVSVSGSQKGLMLPPGLSFNAISAKALAASQNAALPRSYWDWKDMLAINPTGYFPYTPATNLLYGLHEALDMLFAEGLENVFARHRRHGEAARRAVRAWGLEILCLDPNEYSPALTAVLMPEGHSADAFRKTVLEHFNMSLGQGLSKLSGKVFRIGHLGDMNDLTLCGTLAGIEMGLAVAGVPHRKGGAQAAMDYLAETAAAACKAAA
- a CDS encoding GntR family transcriptional regulator, which gives rise to MAIDAVDRSTLPTTVAGRLRELIIEGELPAGTRLNERALCDRLGVSRTPLREAFRLLAAEGLVHIQPNRGAQVIALSEKDVRESFEVMAALEALSGELACLHVTDREIDEIKALTFEMQASHARQDLSSYYRVNRAIHDRINQAGQNQLLSQVYATLNLRIQNLRFRSNLNREKWDKAMREHTDMVEALAARDGPRLAAIMRTHLQRKGETVLEALFHTSPDLA
- a CDS encoding FAD-binding and (Fe-S)-binding domain-containing protein encodes the protein MNAPMPAAALNRLDSVRSELARRLRNEVRGEILFDRGSRGRYATDASIYQADPVGVLIPRTLDDVRIAVALCRDMKVPLAARGAGTSQCGQTVGELLLIDNSKYLNRVTGFDFDAMTVTVEPGIVLDHLNAWLKPHGVWFPVDVSTAAQCTIGGMAGNNSCGSRSIAYGNMVHNVHHIDALLADGTQARFGNAADAAGSRMTSIVAALHRIAEREREEIERMFPRVLRRVGGYNLDIFHPQSVRPYTADGSANLSHLLVGSEGTLAYTQQITLNLVPLPGHKTLGVVNFPTFYQAMDLTRHIVKLEPCAVELVDRTMIDLARDNPAFKPVIDQALIGAPQAILLVEFAGDTASEQTRRLKLLVELMSDLGLPGSVVEMTDTSAQKALWEVRKAGLNIMMSMRGDGKPVSFIEDCAVPLEHLAQYTERLTGIFRKHGTRGTWYAHASVGTLHVRPILDMRSGGAEKMRAIAEEASAMVREYKGAFSGEHGDGLARSEWVSWQFGPRLTRAFEEIKDLFDPDGIMNPGKIVRCPKMDDASLFRFKPGYQAIPLVPALDWSAWNVQNDPDANTTSAPGTGGDPAGGFAKAVEMCNNNGHCRKFDAGTMCPSYRVTRDEQHLTRGRANTLRLALSGQLGADAFTSDEMRDTMDLCVGCKGCRRECPTGIDMAKMKIEFLYQSQKKHGLRLKDRLVATLPHWARWAARFPAFFNMRDTLPGAALISEKWLGFSARRSLPKWRSDTFLRDAQSVDAAAADLVLFADTFNNYFESENARAAHRVLQAAGYRVYIAKPAPSDAARARPLCCGRTYLAAGLVDQAKVEARRVIEALEPFVSRGIPVVGLEPSCLLSLRDEFLVMGLGSSAASLAKNSYLFEEFLALEHKAGRLHLKLAALPQKRALLHGHCHQKAFDAIKPVQQVLGLIPELKVELIESSCCGMAGSFGFDAQHYDISMQMAELSLLPALRKAEPDTLLVADGTSCRHQIADGLHHTRKAEHVACVLERALARN